CCCGCCTGGAGCATCGCCAGCCCCTTGCGGCTGCGGCTCTGCATCGCCCTGGCCGCGCGCTTGTCCAGAATCACCTGCCCCTCGCGGTACACGCCGTCGCGTTTGAAGGAGCGGGCTTCCAGGTCGCGGTAGAGCTTCAGCAGGACGCTGCCGCGCGGGCCACGTGCCACGTAGGCCGTCGCCTCCTTGCCGCTCTTGAGTTCCGCCACCACCTCGGTGATGTGGCCCCGGTCCAGCAGAAAGCGGATCACCGGGTCTTCGGCGTCCCCGGTTGCGGGGTCGGTGGTCAGGTCGCCCAGGCGGCGGCGCCCGAGCGGTTTCTTGGTCCTGTCCTTGCGGCGCCGTTCGGGGAAGGCGTCAGCGTCTTCCAGCTCAGCGCTGAGCCAGTCGTGTTGGCGGGCACTCAAGGGTGCCCCGGGGGCGCGTTACGCGCGGGTTGGGCGATGGTCTGCGGGTTCGGGTGCGGCACGCTTGCTCCTCTGGACGGCGGCGAGAATTCCTCGTTCGGTCGCGGTCAGGCTGACAATGATGTTGTCGGTCATGCACAGCACCTCCTTCCGGTGTCGCCCCTACCGTAGCAGGTGGGGCGGCCGTGAAAAAGCGGAAGCGGCCCCCTAGGCCATCTTGCTTAGATCGGTGTCCGCCGCAGGCGGCTCGCTGATTCCAGATGTAGGCAGACTCAAGGCAACTTAAGTATTCCGCCTTGAAGATTCAAAAAGAGCCAAGACCTTCCTTGTTGTTCTGGTGTCACTCCTCAGCGGTGGCTGCTTAACTACATGTAACCATGTCGGCAAACTCCACTCGAAGTGCTGTAAAGGGGCCAGAATATTTAACTCATTCATCCGCTGACGCGCTGGCCAGAACCGCGAAAGAGGCACGGGCAGCGGGACACGCCACTTCCCGTGAGGATGAAAAAGAGGACAGCCGCCTGCGGGCATATCTGTTCGATTCCGAGGGCGAGGACCGCGAGGTGCAGCTCGGCGAGGAGGTGGTGCGCGGGCTGTGCGAGCAGCAGCTCCTCTGGGTGGACGTGCCGGGCCACCAGGCGGGAGAACTGGAGCGCGTCGCCGCCCTCCTGGGCGTGGATCAGCAGGCCGTGCGGCAACTGGCGGACCCGGCCCCGCATCCCCAGGTGGAGAGCTACGGCGAAACCTTCCGGGTGGACGTGCAGGCGGTGCGTGAGCAGAACGGGCGGCTGAGGGGAGACGAGCTGAACATCGTGGTCGGCCCGAACTACCTGCTGACGGTCCACCCCGAGAACGTGGGCTTTGTCAGGGAATTTGCCGACCAGCAGCGGGGCAACGGCAAGCTCGGCGGCCTCACGTCGCAGACGTTTCTGGCGGCGCTGCTCAACTGGCACCTCAACAGCTACCTGCATGAGGTCGAAGCCCTGGAAGGCCAGCTCGATCCGCTGGACGAGGAGATTCTCCAGCGCCCCTCCGACCGGGCGTTCCTGAATGAGCTGGTGCGCTACCGCAGGCGGGCGGGCGAACTGCGGCGGCTGCTGACGGCCCACCGCGACGTGTACGCGACCCTGTCCCGCCCCGATTTCAAGGCGCTGGCAGACGACGAATCCGCCAAGAACTTCGATGCGCTGGAGGACCGCTTCGAGCGGGCGGTCGCCTCGGTCGAGGGAGCGCGGGAAGTGATCCTGGGGACGTTCGACCTGTATATGACCAGCCTGGGCCAGCGCACCAACGAAACCATGCGCGTCCTGACCGTCGTGACGGTGGTGATGGGCCTGTGGGCCCTCGTCTCGGGCCTCTTCGGGATGAATTTCGATGTGCCGTGGTCGAAGACCGGCTGGGAGGGGTTCATAACGGTCGTGGGGCTGCTGCTGCTGCTGTCCGCGCTGATCACCTGGTTGGTCCGTCGGCGGAGCTGGTTGTGAGGGTGCCCCGCTGAAGGTGCCTTCACCCGGTTCAAGCCTGGCCTTTGAGCCGGGTAAAGCGGCCTTGTTCCCGGGCGCATCCCCGGCCGGGCTGCGGACGCGAGATTGAAAAGCCCTGGCCCTTGAGGGGGCCGGGAGGAAGGTTGGCCGCCTGGGCGCGAGCAGAGCCCCTCTTCGCTCATACCCACTCCGGAAGGTTGACTTGTCAACCGGAACATCCGGGCGAAGCGAGGAGGGGAGACTACGGACTGAAGCTGAAGCGGTCTGCCGCCACGAGCGGTGCTTTCCCGCTTGTTGTGGCGGGGAGCGGAAGCCGTATCCGGCGGTGCCCCCGGGTTCACCCGGCGAGAGTCACGCAGGTTGTTCAGCCGGTTCGGCGGCAGGCGCCGGAGGCGTGTATCTGCCCGGCCACACCTCCTGAGCCCGACGAAAGGAAAGACACCCATGCCCCGACCCACCAAAGACATGCAGCGGGCGCAGCGCATCGCCCGGGAAGTCTTCGGCTACGACAAGTTGCACGCCGCCCAGAAGGAAGCGATCCAGTCCGTGCTGAGCGGCCACGACACCCTCGCCATCATGCCGACCGGGAGCGGCAAGTCGGCCATCTACCAGATCGCGGCGCTCTCGCTCAGCGGGCCGACCGTCGTGGTGTCGCCCCTGATCGCGCTGCAACGGGACCAGGTGGAGGCGCTGGAGCAAAACGCCCCCGGCCAGGCGGCCCTGATCAACTCGACCCTGCGCCCCGCCGACCGCGAGGCGACCTGGGA
The window above is part of the Deinococcus metallilatus genome. Proteins encoded here:
- a CDS encoding CorA family divalent cation transporter, giving the protein MQLGEEVVRGLCEQQLLWVDVPGHQAGELERVAALLGVDQQAVRQLADPAPHPQVESYGETFRVDVQAVREQNGRLRGDELNIVVGPNYLLTVHPENVGFVREFADQQRGNGKLGGLTSQTFLAALLNWHLNSYLHEVEALEGQLDPLDEEILQRPSDRAFLNELVRYRRRAGELRRLLTAHRDVYATLSRPDFKALADDESAKNFDALEDRFERAVASVEGAREVILGTFDLYMTSLGQRTNETMRVLTVVTVVMGLWALVSGLFGMNFDVPWSKTGWEGFITVVGLLLLLSALITWLVRRRSWL